A genomic window from Streptomyces broussonetiae includes:
- a CDS encoding DUF4097 family beta strand repeat-containing protein, producing the protein MQKVDTPAPISAILDIPAGRIQFIAADRGDTTVEVLPANPSKSRDVKAAEQTAVAYADGVLRIQNLEPKNQLFGSSGSVEVTVQLPAGSRVEARTSAAELRVVGRLGDVVFEGAYRQIKIDEAASVQLTAVDGDVEIGRLGGPAEISTARGDIRIAEAVRGTVELRTQSGDITVGAARGVSAALDAGTAHGRVSNALKNDGTAALDIRATTSNGDITARSL; encoded by the coding sequence ATGCAGAAGGTCGATACCCCCGCCCCGATCTCCGCCATCCTGGACATCCCTGCCGGGCGCATCCAGTTCATCGCCGCCGACCGCGGCGACACCACCGTCGAGGTCCTGCCCGCCAACCCCTCCAAGAGCCGCGACGTCAAGGCCGCCGAGCAGACCGCTGTCGCCTACGCGGACGGTGTCCTGCGGATCCAGAACCTCGAGCCGAAGAACCAGCTCTTCGGCTCCTCCGGGTCCGTCGAGGTCACCGTCCAGCTGCCCGCCGGCTCCCGCGTCGAGGCCAGGACCAGCGCCGCCGAGCTGCGCGTTGTCGGTCGCCTCGGGGACGTCGTCTTCGAGGGCGCCTACCGCCAGATCAAGATCGACGAGGCCGCGAGCGTCCAGCTCACCGCGGTCGACGGCGATGTCGAGATCGGCCGGCTGGGCGGTCCCGCGGAGATCAGCACCGCACGGGGCGACATCCGGATCGCCGAGGCCGTGCGCGGCACGGTCGAACTGCGCACCCAGTCCGGCGACATCACGGTCGGCGCCGCCCGCGGCGTCTCGGCCGCCCTGGACGCCGGCACCGCCCATGGCCGCGTCAGCAACGCCCTCAAGAACGACGGCACCGCCGCACTCGACATCCGCGCCACCACCTCCAACGGCGACATCACCGCCCGCAGCCTCTGA